The nucleotide sequence ATGTTGATGCGGTTTGCCGCCATCGTATTCGTGAAGCTGGGTGCCAACGTCACGCCGGATTGAGAAGCGGGCAAAAGATAGGTTCCCGTACCCGAGCTGGCACCGATGCTGTTTACGGTGAAAGCCGCCTGATGATCGTGGCGTTCCAGGTAGGGCTGCGCATATTCGTAACGAAGGCCCAGGTTGAGTGTGAAGTTCGGCGTGATCTTCCAGTCATCCTGGAAGTAGAAGGCACGAATCCAGCGCACATCGTCTGTGGTGGCGATGTTGGTCACATATGCCGTGTCCATGTTGTTGGTGAGGAAGTCCGCAACGCCGGAGCCGCTGTATGCGATGCCGCCAACAGTCGGAGAACCCTGCGCCGCCGTGAACTTGCCAGTGAAGTTGTAAGCGCCGCGAGGTTCAATCGGCTGCAGGGTAGAGAAGCGGATGCGTTGAAAGCTGACGCCCATACGCATGCTGTGGTTCCGAACGATCTTCGTCACGTTGTCCAGAATCTGGTAGACGTTCTGATACTCGTTCGTGGCAGCCCATGTGGGTGAGCCGAAGGAGGAGATTCCGGTGACAGAGACGTTTGGCAGGCCACCGTTGCTGGCGCCTCCCGGAATGCCACCCAGGCCGATGCCGGCCGCAACGCCGCTCGTAAACGTGTTTGGAGGATTGAAGCCGAAATTTCCGTAGTTATAACCGAACCGGATTTCGTTTACGAAGTTCGGATTAAACATGTGCGTTTCGCTTGCTGCCAGCGCCTCGGACAGGTTGATGATCGTGCCCGTGTCGCCGAAGCCGCCGCCATCAAGTATGTTGCCGAACACTGGAGTACGCGTGCCTGGCGTGTTCGAGTAGCTGGTGCGAACAAACGCCTGGTCCTTCTGCGAGGCGTTGTAGTCCATGCGGATATCGAACTGCGTAGTGTTGTCCACCGCATTCCGGTTGCTGAAGTAGTTGTTGGATATCAGGCCATTTACGCTCTGGTTTGGTGCCGGATACATCTTGAGAATATTCAGAGCGGTCTGGTTGATCTGGGCAGGGCAAAGGACATTGAGTCTGCCGTTGCATGAAAGCGGGGTCGCCTGGTTACCGGAGTTAGGCTGTACAAGCTGTACAGGGGTTGCACCAGTCAGGTTTGTGTTTAGCAACTCCGAGAAGTCACCCTGCCGCATCAGCGCTGTGGGAACGGTGTAGTTTCCGCTCTCACCAAAGATGATGCGGTTTGCTTCCACATCACCGAAGAGGAAGAGCTTGTCCTTGAAGATCGGGAAGCCAATCGTTCCGCCAAACTGGTTCTGACGGTATTTGGGAACAACGCGATTGCCGAACGATGCCCACTCGTGAATGTCAAACGCATCGTTACGGATGTATTCCCATGCGGAACCGTGAATGCGATTGGTGCCAGACTTCACAGACACGTTCACAACTGCGCCTGCGGAGTGACCGTATTCTGCACTGTAGGAACCGGTCTGAACCTTGAACTCTGCCAGTGCTTCCGGTGGCGGCTTCACGCTGTAGGACGCACCGTTGAAGAAGTCCACCACGTTGACGTTGTTATCGACGCCGTCAAGCAGGAAGTTGTTTTGCTCAGAACGCATGCCGTTAGCGGAGAAGTCGCCTTTGCCGGAACCGCGCGAACCATTGCCCGGCGCGATGCCAGCCGATAGTTGCGCGATGAAGACGTAGTTACGGCCATTGAGCGGCGTGTCCACGATAGTCTGCGCATCTACTACCTGCCCCGTTGAACCGTCTTCCGTCTGCAGTAGCGGAGGTTCAGTTGTGACCTGAACTGTTTCCTCTGAGCCGATTGCAAGGCCAATGTTTATGCCGGTGCGTTCGCCCACGTGAAGCTGCACATTGTCCTGCTGCTTCGTAATGAAACCGGGTGCTGCCACCTTCACGCTGTAACGCCCGATCTTCAGAGGCGAAAAGGTGTAGACGCCTCCTGCGTCGGTCTTGTCGGACACTGTGAAACCGGTATCGACGTTTGTCACCGTGACCGCAGCGTTGGGTACTACGGCGCCTGAGGGGTCGGTCACTGTTCCGGTGATTGTGCCCTGATCTACCTGGGCGTGAAGTGTGGGAAGCGTGAGGAGGAGTGCTGCCAGGAGTACGGCCCACATCCATTGCCTGCTTCTGCTGTGTGTTTCTGAGTAATCCCTGCTTGCTTTCATGCCAAATTGACCTCAAAACGGTAAGAGGAACAAGAAGTGATGCAGAGTCTCTGAATTCGTATACAAGAGGGGCGTTTCAGAGCCGCTGAATCCGTATACATCTACGTGGCCAGAGAAACTACTCAGCCGAACAATAGAGTGTCAAGTACATTATTTTGAGTCGTCTCAAAGGCCGGATAACGTTCGTTCGGTGCAGCCTTGGGGTGATATATGGGGCTATTGTGATTCGCGGCTGTGCGTTACGGCTCCGTAGACAGGGTCATGTACCGAGGTCAGCGCTTCGTTTCGGCTATCGCCTTTAAGGTCGAACCACGTGATGGTGTTCATTCCGGAGTGAAGCCACGGGGCGGGCGAATACAACGTGAATTGCGGTCCAATCGACCAGAAGCGACCGAGGTTGTGGCTTCCCAGCCAGAGCTGTCCTTTGTGAAGTCCCCGTGTGTCGAGGAATGTGTCTGCTGGCTGGTCGACTGACATGGCGGTTCTGAAGAAACACGGGCCAGTGCATGGACCGGAGCGGAACTGCAAGTGTGAAAGGTCCTGCATTGGGAATGAAAACATCTCCCACCCCTCTACCTCTGCGCCACCCAGCAGAACCGTTCCCGTGATTCCTGTTCGTTCCGTCAAGATGGCGTGCGAGTAGTTCACGCGGCCTGTGTTCTCCACCAGTATGTCGAGGGCAGAACCCTCACGAAGATTCGAAGGCAGTGTCAAAGTGGATTGATCCAAGCGGCGGTCGAGTATGCCGACCTGCTTCCGGTCAACGTAGACCACTGCGTAGTCATGCAGGCCATTGATGGTCAGCGTGCCTCCGGCATGTGCAGGCAGCTTGGAGCGATAGAGCACGTAGCCGTAGTTCTGATCCAGATCTTCGAAGGTCAACGGCGTCTCAGAGTGTACGGATGCAGGCAGATTGTCCCAGAGCGATGCTGATTCCTTTGCCGCTGCAATGGGGAAGACGCGACGTTCAGAGGCTTTCGGTACCGGCATCGGCTTGGTGTGCGTTGCGGTCGCGATGGCTTGTTGCAGCAACGCATACTTGTAGCGCGGCGAGCCGGATTCATCCAGCGGAGCGTCGTAGTCATAGCTGGTCGTGTCCGGATGGTAGTCCTTGCCGGTGTGAGAGTCGGCACCGTTCATCCATCCAAAACTGCTGCCGCCGTGGAACATGTACATGGAGACGGAGTAACCGTGTTCCAGCATCCACTGAAACTCCTGCGCTTCTTTGCGGCCGTCCGTTTCGTGATGTTCTTCGCCCCATTTGTCGAACCATCCGGCCCAATATTCGCCCACCATGCGTGGTCCATTGGGTCGAAACTTTTCCAGCATGGCGGTGGAAGCTTCTGCATTGCCAGAGCCGAAGTTGACGGTGGCGGGAAGATCTGGAAGCGAGCCTTTGGCCAGGTCTGATGCTTGGTTTGACGTGAACATAAGGCCGTCGCCGAGACCCGCATGTAACATGTCATCCTTCACCTGCCGCAGATAGTTGAGGTCGTCGCCAAAGGCTCCATATTCGTTCTCAACCTGAACGGCGATGATAGGGCCACCATTCTTCAGCAGCAGCGGTTTCACCTCAGTGGCCAGCCGCTGAAACCATCGTTGTACGGCCGCATGATACGCAGGATTGGTGGATCGCAGAGTAAGGGTGCGGTCTTTCAGCAGCCAGGAAGGATACCCGCCAAGCTCCCATTCGGCACAGACGTACGGCCCAGGCCGCAGAATCACATTCAGACCTTCGGCCTGAGCATCGCGCAAGAACGCTGCAAGGTCGTTCTGCCCGCTGAAGTCGTAGACGCCCGGACGCGGCTCATGCAGGTTCCAGAAGGCATAGGTCGTGATGGTGTTCAGGCCCATGGCCTTTGCCTTTTGCAGGCGATCGCGCCAATATTCGCGGGGAATCCGCGGATAGTGCATCTCGCCGGAGATGACCTGGTAGGGCTTGCCATCCATCAGAAAGTCTCGTCCAGAAACAGTGAAGGTGTGGATCGTCCTACGCTGCGCTTGAGAAGCAGCAGGGAGGAAGGCGAGCACGCAGGCAGCGAGGAGAGAAGCACGAAGGACAGGCAAAGTCATGGGAACACCGCGCAATTTGGAAGAATTGTATACGGATTCATGATTTGCGGTCCGATCAGTTATTCACGAGTGCGTTTCGCAGCGCACTCGGATCGTTAAAACCACCGCATGTTGAACCAGACGCATGCGATGAGCAGCAAGAACGCGAGCGCCACAAGATACGCATTTGTGCGGGAAACTGTGACGATGTTCCATCGTAAGCGGCCTTCTACAGCGGCGTTTCCTTGTGGACTCAGGCACCATGCTGCAATTGCCGCAATGGTGAAGGCATAGATTGCGGAATGGAAATTGGCTGTCATGGTGCTGCCGTAGTGCAACCAATCACGCGATACGGCTACGGAGTGTGCAAACGAAAAGCTGGAACCCAGAACGAAGCCGAAGATGGCTCCGCGCTCGGTTGTCCTGCGTGTCAACATTCCCAGCAGAAACACAGCCCAGAATGGGGCAGCGAACACTGAGAAGATCAACTGGATATGTTCCATGAGATCGCGAAAAAGAAAATTCAGATAGGAGGCAGACAGACTCAGGAACGTCGCAGCCACTACTGCGAAATGTCCCATGCGGAGATAGTGGGAATCATCGCGGTTCTTGCAAATGGTGGTGCGATAAATGTCTTCCGTCCAGAGCGCAGCGAAAGCGGACACGTTGGATGCAAGGCTGGACATAAGACTAGCCGCCAGCGCAGTCAGCCCTAGCCCTTGTAACCACGGGGAATAGAGAACCGTCATCATCCGCGGCAAAGTTCGGTCATAGTGTTCAGCGGTTTGTGGCAGAACATGTAGCGCTGCAAGCCCCGGGACAACGACTAACAACGAAAAAAGCAGTTTGCCGAAACCAGCCCAAAGGGGAACCTGTCGCGCGTCATTCTCAGTGCGTGCGGCAAAGGCGCGCTGCATCATGACAAAGTCCGTACACCAGTAGCCGAAACCCAGTACGAAGCCCAGACCTGCTACTACACCGAAACCATCCATGCGTGCCTGCGGTGCGAAGGCTTGCATGCCGTGCCATAGATGCAGATTCTGTGACACGTCAGCTTGTCCGTGAAGTCGTAGCAACCGAAAGCTGCGCAACGCCAGTGGCAAAAGGCCGGCAACAATCACGAAGAACTGGAAGAGCTCGTTATAGATGGTGGCGCGGATGCCCCCAAGGAAGACATAGACGATGACAATGAATGCGCAGCAGAGAATTCCCCACTCGAATGACATACCGATGGTGACGGTAAGCACCTGCGCCATGGCATACAGGCTGATGCCAGACAGCAGGAGCATCATGCAGGCGGTGACACATGCGTTCAATAGACGCATGCGTGGACCGTACCGAACCATTAAGTACTCTGGGACACTGGTAACGCCGTTGTGTAGATAGACTGGCATCATCCACAACGCAAGGAAGATCATGCCGGGGATGGCCCCGATGAGATAGAAGTGAAATGCGAGTGCGCCGTAATGCGCAGCCATGGCGCTGAGGCCGACAATCTCGAGTGCGCCGCAGTTCGAAGCGAGATACGCAATGATGACAATTGGCAACGGCAGAGTGTGCGAGGCGTTCAGGTAGTCGCCAGCCGTGGCAAATCGCCTGCGCGACTTCCAGCCGATCAGCATGGTGATGAGGCCGTATGCCGGGAGAAACCAGATACCTATGCCGAAGCGAGAAACTCCGTCGATCATGATTTCCGGCGCGATGTTTTGCTGGTCTGTTTTTTGTGCCGTGGCGGGGCTGTTGTCTCACGCACGATCAGTTCCGTTGGAACAGAAAGCTGGATGCCCTGGCTTTCGATATTTGCTTTCGAGAAATCGAGCGCCTCAAGGCAGACTTTCGCGAGCCGTTTTCGCGGTGTACGGATGGTCGATAGAGGGGGCTGGCAGACTTCACTGAGAAGAATGTCGTCCAGGCCCACGATAGACAGATCGCGTGGTGTCGACAGACCGAGTCTGTGCAACCCCTGCGTAGCTCCAAAGGCGGTCAGATCGTTTGCCGAAAGGATCGCGGTGGGGGGCTCTGCTACTTTCATCAATGCGGTCACTTCGCGCTCTCCACCGGAGACGCGGTAATTGCCAAGGCGCATCAACTCAGAATGCAGAGTGAGTCCCGCATTGCGAACGGCCATTTTGAAAGCGTTTGCGCGAACCTCTGTTGTATGAGGTCCCTTCATACCGCCGATATAACCAATGCGAGTGTGCCCAAGCGACACGAGGTGGCGCACAGCCTCCACGAAACCGAGTTCGTAATCGATGGAGACGTCGCTGCAACCTGCATGAACCGTTCTGCGATCCACGGTGGCTAAGGGAACGCGCCGCCGCAACAGGGGCTCGACAGACTGCGTATCGAATTCGGAGGCCATCAACACCGCTCCGTCCACCTGCCGCATCAGCATCCGACGGATGGACTTGAGCAATTTTTCCGCATCCTGCGCGCTGGTCAGAAGGACTTCGTGGTCAATCTCAACCAGCAAATCCTCAAACGCACCGAAGAACTCCGCGAAGAAGGGATTCAGCATATCCGGAACGATGAGTCCGTAGGTTTTGCTGCGTCCGTACTTCAGCGTGGTAGCGCTTGGGTTGGGGATGAACTGGACTTCTGCCAGGACCTTGCGAACGCGCTGCGCTGTATCTTCGCGGACGATCGTTGAGCCGTTGATGACGCGCGAAACCGTAGCACTGGAAACGCCTGCCCGCCGTGCGATCTCGCGCATGTTCATATCGCATCCACTATAACCGGACACGTCTGAACCGATTTGCCCGTTGTGGCGCGTGTCGGGACCATGATAGGTTCTATGCTCGTCTGCACATCACTGCTGCGATTTCTGATTGCAAGCATTTTCCGGACCGGGTGTATGCCTTTGAGACTGGGCTTTTTGTGTTGTCTGATGTTGTCTTCCGTGGTGGTGGCCCGATGCCACGCGCAGGGAGGATCGTCTAGTGGACCACCCGCTGCGCCCATCTATGGCGAGGATCACAAACCCATAACGGAGAGCGGTTTCGTTAAGTCTGGGCCCGTTGTTTTTAAAGAAGATGCGGCGGCTGCGGGGCTAACGAGCTGGCACCACACGATGGGGACGCCAGAGAAATCTCTGATCCTGGAGACAACAGGTTCCGGCGTCGCGATGATCGATTATGATCGCGACGGTTGGCTGGACCTCTACTTCGTAAACGGCTCCACCTGGGACGCGGAGAAGGGGAAGGCCCGCGCACCGCATGCAGCGCTGTTTCATAACAACCACGACGGTACTTTTACGGATGTGACGGCAAAAGCTGGCGTTGCGAATGATCGCTGGGGTTTTGCTGTGGCCGTGGGCGACTACGACAACGACGGCTGGCCTGATCTTTATGTCTCGAACTACGGTAAGAACCGGCTATATCACAACAACCATGACGGCACCTTCACGGACGTGGCGGAGAAGGCGGGTGTGACACTTGGTAACTGGTCCACGGGCGCTACCTTCGGTGACTACGATGGCGATGGCCGGCTGGATCTTTTTGTGCCTGGTTATGTTCATTTCGATATGAACCATCTGCCGTTGTCGGGCTCTGCGGAGGTGGGATTTCTGAATTGCTCGTTTCGCGGAACACATACTATGTGTGGCCCGAAAGGGCTTCGCGGTGAGCCGGATCATCTGTTTCATAACAATGGTGACGGTACGTTTACCGATGTGAGTGAAAAAGCCGGAGTCGCAGACAAGAAGGGCAACTACGGCTTCAGTTCCACGTTTGTGGACATGGATGGTGATGGCAAACAGGACCTGCTTGTCACCGATGACTCGTCGCCGAACTACCTCTATCGCAACAAGGGCGATGGCACGTTTGAAGACGTCAGTCTTATCTCCGGCTTCGCGTTGAACCAGCAGGGACGCGATCAAGCCAACATGGGACTAGCGATTGGTGACTATCGCAACAACGGTTTGCTTGACCTGTACACAGGTACGTTCTCTGACGATTACAAGCCGCTGTTTCGTAATGAAGGCGATCTGAACTTCTCTGAGATCACACCGGAGATGGGACTTGCCGCACCGACCTATCCCTTCCTGACGTGGGCCACCGGGTTTATCGACTTTGATAACGATGGGTGGAAGGACATCTTCCTGGCAAATGGACACGTGTATCCGCAGGCCGATCATTCAGATTGGGGAACGTCGTTCAAACAAAGGCCGCTTCTGTTCCACAACACGAATCAGGGAACGAAGTTCATCATGATGCCGCCGGTAGTGGGGTCAGGACTCGCCGAAGTCATTCCGGGACGCGGGGCAGCGTTTGGCGATCTGTTCAATGACGGCAGGATTGACGTGGTTATTAACAACCTGGATCAGGCGCCGTCGCTGCTGCGCAATGTCGATAACAATACGAATCACTGGGTTGGGCTGCAACTTGTGGGTGCAGCGAAAACACCGAAAGATGCTACGGGAACGACGGTTTATTTGACAGCTGGAGGCTTGCGGCAGCGTGGCGATGTGCTGAGCGGTGGAAGTTACGAGTCAAACAATGATCCCCGTGTTCACTTCGGACTTGGTAGTTCGAGCAGTATCGATGGTGTCGAGATTCACTGGACTGACGGCAGCATTGAAAAACTCAAGTTGCCGACTGTCGACCGGTTCTACACCATTGAACAAGGACATGGGGTGATTGCCGGGGTGTACGATGCTCCTGCGCCAGTTCATGCCGTTCCGAAAAAGTAAGCGGAAGTACAAACACTATGGCTATGAAACGCCGTCTCCATCCGCAAACCGCAGGTCGTCTCCTTCTAGTATTCGGGATGCCCGCTCTGCTTGTGTTCGCTCTTTTGCCAGTTGGGAAAACGTTTGCGGGCCAACAGAGCGCGAAGGGAAACACCGCGACACCACCGCAGTACACCACTCCGGTCTATACTCCTGCGACGATCCCTGCTCATGCGGAACTTGATCCAGAACGTAAGAAATGGGCTGAAATGATCCGCCACAGTTATGACTTCGGTGTGATGTCGGACAACATCTCTCTGCCGGGTAATGCGCAGGTAGAAGGTGGTGACTTTATTCAGCCCGGAGCTTTTCCGACGGCGCAGTATTGCGGATATTGCCATAAGGAAGCCTTTGCGGAATGGCGTCAGTCGCTTCATTCCAACTCGTTTCGTACGCCGTTCTATCGGACGAGCGTCAACATCGTTATCAATACGAAAGGCATTCAGTTTTCGCGTCATTGCGATAGCTGCCACAACCCTATTGCGGTGCTTTCCGGTGCTCTAACGAAGAACTCGATGGTGGACCGCCGTTTCGATCAGGACGGCGTTACCTGCATGACGTGCCACTCCATCGGGAAGGTGCAATCCACGCTGGGCAATGGCGGTTATGTGATGAGTGTGCCTTCCGTCGTAACAGATGCGCAGGGAAATCGCATATCGGGGCAGGTTCCGTACAAGGACATCCTCGCGCATCCTGATCGTCATGCTGCTGCGGTGATGCGTCCACTGATGAAGCAGCCGGAGTTTTGCGCGGCATGTCACAAAGCGAACTTGCCTGATTCATTGAATGAGTACAAATGGATTCGCGCGTTCACGACGTATGACGAGTGGCAGAACTCGAAGTTCTCAGAGCAGAATCCGCTCACGTTTTATAAGGGGAATTACTTGCCTTGCCAGGGCTGCCATATGGAGCGCTTTGACGTAGCTCTTCCCGAGCCGGGAGCTAAGCATGGCAGTTTTGCATCGCATCGCTGGACTGCTGGAAACACCGCAGTGCCGACCTACTACGCCTTTGATGAACAGATCGACAAGACGCTTGCGTTTTTGAAGCGCGGCACGTTCCTCAACGTCGATCTGTTTGGTGTGAAGATCAATGGGAAGAACCTTGTCGCACCGCTAGGCGAGCAGAACTTCAGCGTGAAACCGAACGATGTTGTTGAAGCATACGTTGTTGTTCAAAACAAAAATATTGGACACTCACTTATTCCTGAAGTGCGCGATCTTTTCGAAGCATGGATGGAGTTCGAAGCGAAAGACTCTACGACAGGCAAGGTGATTTATCACAGCGGTTATCTGAAACCGGATGGATCGCTGGACGAATCGGCGCACAGCTTCACGAACCGGCCTGTGAATACTGGCGGTACTTTCGTCGACAACCATAAGGTATGGACGATTCATTCAGTCGCTTACGACAACACTGTGCAGGCCGGTCGCTCTGTCCTTGTGCGTTATGAGTTTCGCGTGCCGGCTGATGTGAAGCAGGGCGTTTCCATCACGGCGCGCGTTAACTATCGGCATCTTCGTCATAGCTATTCCGACAATATCTTTGGCAAGGTAAGCGGTTACAAAGAATTACCAGTAGTTGAAATCGCTTCTCGTACTCGCATTCTTGCCATGGGCGATAACCATGCGGAGCCTGCAATTGCAGGCGATAACCCGGCGTGGATGCGATGGAATAATCTCGGCATCGCGTTGCTGGATCAACTGCAGTATGGCGATTCGCTCAACGCCTTTCATGAAGCATTGAAGCTTCACCCGAACGATGCGGATGGCTACACCAACATGGCGCTCACAAACATTCAGTGGGAAAAGTTTCAACCAGCGCGCACTGCACTGGAGAAGGCGTTGGAACTGAGTCCCGCCAATGCGCGTGCGCTTTACTACCTTGCACTTGTGGAACGGCGTGACGGGAATACATCGCAAGAGATCGCTGACCTGAGACAGGTAGTCGCCCAGTATCCAAGGTCCATCGATGCGAGAAGAGAACTGGGCGTTTCGTACTATCAGTCCGGCGATCAGAAGTCCTCTATGGAGCAGTTCCAGGCGCTGCAAAACATCGATCCCGACGACGTAGCTGCACACTATAACTTGTCGTTGCTGTATCGTCGCAGCGGCATGAAAGACAGTGCGAAGTTGCAAGGAGCACTGTTCGCTCTCAAGAAGACTGACCCAGGAGCACCGACGTACTCGCAGGACTTTCTGAGAATGCATCCAGAGATTTCTACCGAGAGTATTCCATGGCATGTCCATTCTGGCCTGCATCACACGCATTCTGCAGACGGCAGTGCCGTGACGGAAACACCTATGGGGAGTTCACATTGATGCGTGTTTCACTCCGTTGGTTCACGCTGATGCTGTTCGTCGCGTTAATCCGTTCTTCAGGCGCGCAATCATTGTGTCCGTGGTTGAACCAGGCAACAGCCAGCGGTGCGCTGGGAGCAGACGTGGCCATGCACGTTACGTTGTTGCCTGGTTCGCCGCATTCGTCAAGATCGCCACAGACACCCTATCCGGCAAGTGATCCACGGCCAGACGGTATGTGTGAGTTCTCAACGCCTGACCAACGGTCGGCTCTGCGGATCAACGTCACGACAATGAGCAATCCAAAGAAAGACTACGCAGCCGCTATCCGATCGTCCTGCCCTGGTACGTCTCATTCGCTGACCGGAGTGGGGAATCAATCGATCGCCTGCTCGTCAGCAAGGAATGTTGGAGTCGAAGACCGAGTGGTGGCGTACGTCCGCAATCGGCTCATGCTGTTGCGATTCACTCGTCCCACGAAGGAAAGCATCCATTGGCAAGGAAGCGATGTGACCTCAGAGGCAGTCGTGCAAGCTATCGCGGAGCAGATTGCCGGCTCCATGTTTTGACGTGAGATCTTAACAGACGACGTTGATCCGTTATCTGTCCGAAATTGGCTTGTTGTCCTCATTCAAGAGAACAACAAGCGGCGCATGTGTTTTCGCGACAGTTTCTGGCATCCATGAGAATGCAGCGATGATGACGACATCGCCCACCTGTGCAAGTCTTGCCGCGGCGCCGTTCACCTGAATCTGTCCCATGCCTGCAGGTTGAGGAATGGCGTACGTTTCCCAGCGTTGGCCGGTATTTACGTTCCACACATGTACAGCTTCATTTACCAGGATGCCTGATTGATCCAGAAGATCCGTATCGATGCCAATGCTGCCTTCGTAGTGAAGATCCGACTGCGTCACCGTTGCGTGGTGCAGCTTCGACTTCATCATTTTCACACTTACTTCCATAATCCTCCGGCTTGTCGCCGCTCGTGGTGAGCGGTCGCCTGCCTCACTTCAGTGTAAGGCGTGTGCGCAAAAGACTCTACCCGGGTGCGATTTTGGCTGTCCTGGCGTGAGTGACTATACTTGTTCTACGGGCTGCATCCGCGTATGTGACGGAGTGGCACTGGAGTCATGATGAGTCAAACTGAGATCAGGGATGCTCTGCGTCCCGCGGCTGTGGCAAAGGTCACGCCGCAAACGCTGCTACAAAGCAAGCGCGCTTTCACCCCCCTTACAGCACTTACCGCTTACGATTATCCGACCGCTCGTCTGGCAGACGAAGCAGGAATCGACATGATCCTAGTGGGCGATTCCGTGGGCACGGCTGTTCTCGGATACGACAATACGCTTAGCGTAACCATGGACGACATGTTGCATCATGCGCGTGCTGCACGGCGGGGAACGCAGCGAGCCATGCTCGTTGTGGATATGCCTTACGGCAGCTATCAAGTGTCAATTGAAGACGCTGTTCGAAACGGACTGCGCTTTTTCAAAGAGAGTGGCAGCGAAGCAGTCAAGCTGGAAGGTGGGATTGCTTACGTCCCTCATGTCAAGGCATTAACGCAGTCGGAGATTCCTGTCGTCGGACATATCGGATTAACTCCGCAGTCAATCCATCGCATGGGTGGCTATCGTGTGCAAGGGCTTTCTGATGCAGCGGCGACACGTCTGCGCGATGACGCCAAAGCTCTCGAAGAAGCAGGTGCGATTGCGTTGGTGCTTGAGGGAATTCCCAGAGAACTCGCGGCTCAAATCACTGACGCTATCTCTATCCCAACGATTGGGATTGGCGCTGGTCCTGATTGTGACGGTCAAATCCTTGTATTCCATGACGTGTTCTCTCTGTCGTTCACACGGAAGCCGAAGTTCGTGCGCTCTTTTGGGGATGGACGTTCGCTGATGGAACAAGGAATCCGCGACTTTCGTGATGCTGTGGTGGCAAGAACATTTCCCGATGATCGTGAGAGCTATCACATGCCAA is from Terriglobus sp. TAA 43 and encodes:
- a CDS encoding TonB-dependent receptor; the encoded protein is MWAVLLAALLLTLPTLHAQVDQGTITGTVTDPSGAVVPNAAVTVTNVDTGFTVSDKTDAGGVYTFSPLKIGRYSVKVAAPGFITKQQDNVQLHVGERTGINIGLAIGSEETVQVTTEPPLLQTEDGSTGQVVDAQTIVDTPLNGRNYVFIAQLSAGIAPGNGSRGSGKGDFSANGMRSEQNNFLLDGVDNNVNVVDFFNGASYSVKPPPEALAEFKVQTGSYSAEYGHSAGAVVNVSVKSGTNRIHGSAWEYIRNDAFDIHEWASFGNRVVPKYRQNQFGGTIGFPIFKDKLFLFGDVEANRIIFGESGNYTVPTALMRQGDFSELLNTNLTGATPVQLVQPNSGNQATPLSCNGRLNVLCPAQINQTALNILKMYPAPNQSVNGLISNNYFSNRNAVDNTTQFDIRMDYNASQKDQAFVRTSYSNTPGTRTPVFGNILDGGGFGDTGTIINLSEALAASETHMFNPNFVNEIRFGYNYGNFGFNPPNTFTSGVAAGIGLGGIPGGASNGGLPNVSVTGISSFGSPTWAATNEYQNVYQILDNVTKIVRNHSMRMGVSFQRIRFSTLQPIEPRGAYNFTGKFTAAQGSPTVGGIAYSGSGVADFLTNNMDTAYVTNIATTDDVRWIRAFYFQDDWKITPNFTLNLGLRYEYAQPYLERHDHQAAFTVNSIGASSGTGTYLLPASQSGVTLAPSFTNTMAANRINIQYTGNRFLVQPQKSNFAPRVGFAYKVRDRLVMRAGYGVFFGGLESAGYYPNLGLNYPFEFESGYNSTTLHGACTTTNCQNNGITLERGFTDAINAGLQNSVSNPTLRGSDAQVKTPYSQQFNVAFEYSVSPTLAASVSYVGSNSRHLIVFPDKNGPVALLAPGVDVTPYRPFPTIGGTAYSSYAGASNYNSLQAKLDKRMNNGLSFLASYTYAHALDNSPTPLGSTGDAGYRNPNLIGIGADYSNSPIDVRHRFTINGSYAIPYGVGRKYGNHPGFMNIVFGGWTNSLTFIAQTGNPFSMNSSVTTQSGATTHPYLISSPFKGGGSPDASRTDLAGFTCPTQTRTPKHWYNPCSFVNPPAVPAGAQISGLSALRYLGSPRNTIYGPGYERINGSLFKNFTIWRETSLQLRADYFNLLNTPAYGNPDANIGTGGGQITSARSLGQFYPDSRFWQFAAKINF
- a CDS encoding beta-galactosidase family protein → MTLPVLRASLLAACVLAFLPAASQAQRRTIHTFTVSGRDFLMDGKPYQVISGEMHYPRIPREYWRDRLQKAKAMGLNTITTYAFWNLHEPRPGVYDFSGQNDLAAFLRDAQAEGLNVILRPGPYVCAEWELGGYPSWLLKDRTLTLRSTNPAYHAAVQRWFQRLATEVKPLLLKNGGPIIAVQVENEYGAFGDDLNYLRQVKDDMLHAGLGDGLMFTSNQASDLAKGSLPDLPATVNFGSGNAEASTAMLEKFRPNGPRMVGEYWAGWFDKWGEEHHETDGRKEAQEFQWMLEHGYSVSMYMFHGGSSFGWMNGADSHTGKDYHPDTTSYDYDAPLDESGSPRYKYALLQQAIATATHTKPMPVPKASERRVFPIAAAKESASLWDNLPASVHSETPLTFEDLDQNYGYVLYRSKLPAHAGGTLTINGLHDYAVVYVDRKQVGILDRRLDQSTLTLPSNLREGSALDILVENTGRVNYSHAILTERTGITGTVLLGGAEVEGWEMFSFPMQDLSHLQFRSGPCTGPCFFRTAMSVDQPADTFLDTRGLHKGQLWLGSHNLGRFWSIGPQFTLYSPAPWLHSGMNTITWFDLKGDSRNEALTSVHDPVYGAVTHSRESQ
- a CDS encoding sodium/solute symporter (Members of the Solute:Sodium Symporter (SSS), TC 2.A.21 as described in tcdb.org, catalyze solute:Na+ symport. Known solutes for members of the family include sugars, amino acids, nucleosides, inositols, vitamins, urea or anions, depending on the system.), translated to MIDGVSRFGIGIWFLPAYGLITMLIGWKSRRRFATAGDYLNASHTLPLPIVIIAYLASNCGALEIVGLSAMAAHYGALAFHFYLIGAIPGMIFLALWMMPVYLHNGVTSVPEYLMVRYGPRMRLLNACVTACMMLLLSGISLYAMAQVLTVTIGMSFEWGILCCAFIVIVYVFLGGIRATIYNELFQFFVIVAGLLPLALRSFRLLRLHGQADVSQNLHLWHGMQAFAPQARMDGFGVVAGLGFVLGFGYWCTDFVMMQRAFAARTENDARQVPLWAGFGKLLFSLLVVVPGLAALHVLPQTAEHYDRTLPRMMTVLYSPWLQGLGLTALAASLMSSLASNVSAFAALWTEDIYRTTICKNRDDSHYLRMGHFAVVAATFLSLSASYLNFLFRDLMEHIQLIFSVFAAPFWAVFLLGMLTRRTTERGAIFGFVLGSSFSFAHSVAVSRDWLHYGSTMTANFHSAIYAFTIAAIAAWCLSPQGNAAVEGRLRWNIVTVSRTNAYLVALAFLLLIACVWFNMRWF